One part of the Budorcas taxicolor isolate Tak-1 chromosome 22, Takin1.1, whole genome shotgun sequence genome encodes these proteins:
- the LOC128067326 gene encoding myosin regulatory light polypeptide 9 isoform X1, protein MDLTATMSSKRAKTKTTKKRPQRATSNVFAMFDQSQIQEFKEAFNMIDQNRDGFIDKEDLHDMLASLGKNPTDEYLDAMMNEAPGPINFTMFLTMFGEKLNGTDPEDVIRNAFACFDEEATGTIQEDYLRELLTTMGDRFTDEEVDELYREAPIDKKGNFNYIEFTRILKHGAKDKDD, encoded by the exons ATG GATTTAACTGCCACCATGTCGAGCAAAAGAGCAAAGACCAAGACCACCAAGAAGCGCCCCCAGCGCGCGACCTCCAATGTGTTCGCCATGTTTGACCAGTCCCAGATTCAAGAGTTCAAGGAGGCTTTCAACATGATCGACCAGAACAGGGATGGGTTCATTGACAAGGAAGACTTGCATGACATGCTTGCTTCCCTGG GAAAAAATCCAACTGATGAGTATCTGGATGCCATGATGAATGAGGCTCCAGGTCCCATAAATTTTACCATGTTTCTCACAATGTTTGGTGAAAAGTTAAATGGCACAGATCCAGAAGATGTCATCAGAAATGCTTTTGCTTGCTTTGATGAAGAAGCGACTG GCACCATTCAGGAGGATTACCTGAGAGAACTGCTGACCACAATGGGAGACcggtttacagatgaggaagtggatGAGCTGTACAGAGAAGCACCTATTGACAAAAAGGGGAATTTCAATTACATCGAGTTCACACGCATCCTTAAGCATGGAGCAAAAGACAAAGACGACTAA
- the LOC128067326 gene encoding myosin regulatory light polypeptide 9 isoform X3, whose protein sequence is MSSKRAKTKTTKKRPQRATSNVFAMFDQSQIQEFKEAFNMIDQNRDGFIDKEDLHDMLASLGKNPTDEYLDAMMNEAPGPINFTMFLTMFGEKLNGTDPEDVIRNAFACFDEEATGTIQEDYLRELLTTMGDRFTDEEVDELYREAPIDKKGNFNYIEFTRILKHGAKDKDD, encoded by the exons ATGTCGAGCAAAAGAGCAAAGACCAAGACCACCAAGAAGCGCCCCCAGCGCGCGACCTCCAATGTGTTCGCCATGTTTGACCAGTCCCAGATTCAAGAGTTCAAGGAGGCTTTCAACATGATCGACCAGAACAGGGATGGGTTCATTGACAAGGAAGACTTGCATGACATGCTTGCTTCCCTGG GAAAAAATCCAACTGATGAGTATCTGGATGCCATGATGAATGAGGCTCCAGGTCCCATAAATTTTACCATGTTTCTCACAATGTTTGGTGAAAAGTTAAATGGCACAGATCCAGAAGATGTCATCAGAAATGCTTTTGCTTGCTTTGATGAAGAAGCGACTG GCACCATTCAGGAGGATTACCTGAGAGAACTGCTGACCACAATGGGAGACcggtttacagatgaggaagtggatGAGCTGTACAGAGAAGCACCTATTGACAAAAAGGGGAATTTCAATTACATCGAGTTCACACGCATCCTTAAGCATGGAGCAAAAGACAAAGACGACTAA